One Candidatus Nanosynbacter featherlites genomic region harbors:
- a CDS encoding DNA polymerase III subunit alpha, which translates to MTTEGKNNGGTSAVLKPSDYVHLHNHTHHSLLDGLTKIPDMVARVKELGMEACAITDHGTMSGVIEFYKAAKSAGIKPIIGIETYVAARSRHDRDPAKDKARYHLTLLAMNHKGYQNLMQLSTIANLEGVYYKPRIDHELLEQYNEGIICMSGCIGGELGENLRNDDYDKAKEIAGWYKSVFGDRYYMELQDHGHPEARSHWPEQKKVNDYIERISEELDIPCVVTSDGHYLNHEDQEAHEILLCVGTGAYLSDEKRMSLKDFELHLTTPEDIISRWQKTNPQAIANTKAIADRCDVEIKLGDILIPKFPTPNGESEKEYLDHLVYSGMAARYAGMKLEDAKKLPNDELRAMLSDDQIERLDMEFGVLDKMGYNGYFLIVQDFINWGKSQGIIFGPGRGSAAGSIIAYALNITDLDPLHYDLLFERFLNPDRISMPDIDIDIQDTRRGEVIEYCAKKYGSERVANICTFGTMAARASVRDVARVLQVPYGESDRLAKLIPPPVQGRHVPIKKSLEEDPDLKKEYETNPTAKTVYDFASRLEGTIRSHGVHAAGVVIAPDDLVKYVPLEMAQKGVVATQYPMGPVEELGLLKMDFLGLSNLSIINNALRIIRKVYETDIDLSHLPLDDAETYQLFQCGDTTGVFQLESAGMKRYLRELKPSVFEDIIAMVALYRPGPMQFIDSFIKRKHGEEEITYLHPGMENSLKNTYGILVYQEQFMQISKEWCGFTGGQADTLRKAVGKKKIDLMKKVKPEFVEGAVKVGGATKEIAEQFWDALEEFANYCFNKSHAACYGLIAYWTAYLKAHYPDAFMAALMTSDQDDTERLAIEMTECKHMGIEVLNPDVNESFVEFAVVPGEKKIRFGMAAVKGVGVGAVEELLRAREDGKFTSIEDFAKRVSTSKFNRKAWESLIKCGAFDSFGDRHDLLFNLDTITAFAQKVQKEAASGQTDLFGMLGDDAAVAQPTMQLMPSPNKNEKEYLTWERELMGLYISAHPLDAYATYLLEQTQPLTQLVPEYDGRLMTIGGIITNVRTIITKSGSKMAFVGLEDKFGEGEVIIFPNLYEQVGAKLVQDAVIRVTGKNSARDRDGNLGSESKMIADEIEIITDSDITSYESTGRKMDAPKVSAQYKKEKRANFRAQKTKTVAPATAKSSHASKSVPQPAAPETPPARLFLQVKDPSDHDKLISLKKICSTSPGITDVVLVLGENDHKSAIRLPFKVDPAAQLLEELKALLGEECIKLT; encoded by the coding sequence ATGACGACAGAGGGGAAGAATAACGGCGGTACGTCGGCGGTTTTGAAACCGTCTGATTATGTACACCTGCACAATCACACTCACCACTCACTGCTCGATGGATTAACCAAGATTCCTGACATGGTCGCCCGAGTAAAGGAGCTCGGCATGGAAGCTTGTGCTATCACTGATCATGGCACGATGTCAGGCGTCATTGAGTTTTATAAAGCAGCCAAGAGTGCTGGTATTAAGCCAATCATCGGCATCGAAACCTACGTGGCGGCGCGGAGTCGTCACGACCGCGACCCAGCTAAGGACAAGGCGCGCTATCACTTGACGCTGCTGGCCATGAACCACAAGGGCTATCAAAACCTGATGCAGCTCAGTACCATCGCTAATCTCGAAGGCGTCTACTACAAACCGCGCATTGACCATGAGCTCCTGGAGCAATACAATGAAGGTATCATCTGTATGTCCGGCTGTATCGGTGGTGAGCTGGGCGAGAATCTGCGCAATGATGATTATGACAAGGCTAAGGAAATTGCTGGCTGGTATAAGTCAGTCTTTGGCGATCGCTACTACATGGAGCTGCAAGATCACGGCCACCCCGAGGCGCGCAGCCACTGGCCAGAGCAGAAAAAGGTCAATGATTACATCGAGCGCATCAGCGAGGAACTGGACATTCCGTGTGTGGTGACCAGCGATGGCCATTACCTCAATCACGAAGACCAAGAGGCGCATGAGATTTTGCTGTGCGTTGGTACTGGTGCGTATTTGAGTGATGAAAAGCGGATGAGCTTGAAAGATTTTGAGCTGCATTTGACGACACCAGAAGACATTATTTCGCGGTGGCAAAAAACCAACCCACAAGCAATTGCCAACACTAAAGCCATCGCCGACCGCTGTGACGTGGAGATCAAACTGGGCGATATTCTCATCCCGAAATTCCCGACGCCAAACGGCGAGTCTGAAAAAGAATATCTGGATCATCTGGTGTATAGCGGCATGGCGGCGCGGTACGCTGGCATGAAGTTGGAGGACGCAAAGAAACTGCCAAACGATGAGCTGCGTGCCATGTTGTCTGACGATCAAATTGAGCGGCTAGACATGGAGTTTGGCGTGCTCGATAAGATGGGTTATAACGGCTACTTTCTCATCGTTCAGGACTTTATCAACTGGGGAAAATCTCAAGGGATTATTTTCGGTCCAGGGCGTGGTTCGGCGGCTGGCTCAATCATCGCCTATGCGCTGAACATTACTGACCTTGATCCGCTGCATTATGACCTGCTGTTCGAGCGTTTCCTCAACCCCGACCGTATCTCCATGCCTGATATCGATATCGACATTCAAGATACACGCCGCGGCGAGGTTATCGAATATTGTGCCAAGAAATACGGTTCAGAACGAGTCGCCAATATTTGTACTTTTGGCACCATGGCAGCGCGTGCCTCGGTGCGTGACGTGGCGCGGGTATTGCAAGTTCCATACGGTGAATCTGACCGGCTGGCCAAGCTCATCCCACCGCCAGTCCAGGGTCGCCATGTACCGATCAAAAAGTCGCTGGAGGAAGACCCTGACCTTAAAAAAGAATACGAGACCAACCCAACCGCTAAGACGGTTTATGACTTTGCCTCACGGCTAGAAGGGACCATTCGTTCGCACGGCGTGCATGCTGCCGGCGTGGTGATCGCGCCAGATGATTTGGTGAAATACGTGCCGCTCGAGATGGCGCAAAAGGGTGTGGTGGCAACGCAGTATCCGATGGGCCCGGTCGAGGAACTGGGGCTATTGAAGATGGACTTTTTGGGCCTGTCTAACTTGTCTATCATCAACAACGCGCTGCGCATTATCCGTAAAGTGTATGAAACGGACATTGATCTATCTCACTTGCCGCTGGACGATGCGGAAACGTATCAACTATTCCAGTGTGGCGATACCACTGGCGTGTTCCAGTTGGAATCGGCCGGCATGAAGCGGTACCTGCGTGAGCTCAAACCGAGCGTCTTTGAAGACATCATCGCCATGGTGGCGTTGTACCGCCCGGGGCCGATGCAGTTTATCGACTCATTCATCAAGCGTAAGCACGGCGAAGAAGAGATTACCTATCTGCACCCTGGTATGGAAAACTCGTTGAAGAATACCTACGGTATTTTGGTTTACCAGGAACAATTTATGCAGATTTCCAAAGAGTGGTGTGGCTTTACCGGCGGACAGGCGGACACTCTGCGTAAAGCGGTGGGTAAAAAGAAAATCGACCTGATGAAAAAGGTCAAGCCGGAGTTCGTCGAGGGTGCGGTTAAAGTTGGTGGTGCGACCAAGGAAATTGCTGAGCAGTTCTGGGATGCGCTGGAGGAATTTGCTAACTACTGTTTCAATAAGTCGCACGCGGCATGTTACGGCCTGATCGCCTACTGGACGGCGTACCTCAAGGCGCACTATCCTGATGCGTTTATGGCGGCGCTGATGACTAGCGACCAGGACGACACCGAACGCCTGGCTATCGAGATGACCGAATGTAAGCACATGGGCATCGAAGTGCTTAACCCTGACGTCAATGAGTCGTTCGTTGAATTCGCGGTCGTGCCTGGCGAAAAGAAGATTCGTTTTGGTATGGCGGCGGTCAAGGGCGTTGGTGTCGGCGCAGTCGAAGAATTGTTGCGCGCCCGTGAAGACGGTAAATTCACTAGCATCGAAGATTTCGCCAAACGCGTGTCGACCAGCAAGTTTAACCGCAAAGCTTGGGAATCGCTCATTAAATGTGGCGCATTTGATAGCTTTGGTGATCGCCACGACTTATTGTTTAACCTAGATACCATCACCGCCTTTGCGCAAAAAGTTCAAAAAGAAGCGGCGAGTGGGCAGACCGATTTGTTTGGCATGTTAGGTGATGACGCGGCTGTGGCTCAGCCGACCATGCAGTTAATGCCGTCGCCAAACAAAAACGAAAAGGAATACTTGACGTGGGAACGCGAGCTGATGGGCTTGTATATCTCAGCGCATCCTTTGGACGCCTACGCGACATATTTGCTTGAGCAAACACAGCCGTTGACCCAGCTGGTGCCAGAATACGATGGCCGACTCATGACAATTGGTGGCATCATCACGAACGTTCGCACTATCATCACCAAATCTGGCAGCAAAATGGCCTTTGTGGGGTTAGAGGACAAATTTGGCGAGGGTGAAGTGATCATTTTTCCAAATTTGTATGAGCAAGTTGGCGCCAAACTCGTCCAGGACGCTGTCATTCGGGTGACTGGTAAAAATTCAGCCCGCGACCGTGACGGTAATTTGGGGTCAGAAAGTAAGATGATTGCTGATGAGATTGAGATTATCACCGACAGTGATATCACCAGCTATGAATCGACTGGTCGTAAAATGGACGCACCAAAAGTAAGCGCCCAGTACAAAAAGGAAAAACGTGCGAATTTCCGTGCTCAAAAAACCAAGACCGTCGCTCCAGCTACCGCCAAATCGTCACATGCATCCAAGTCAGTTCCTCAGCCAGCAGCTCCCGAGACGCCACCTGCGCGCCTGTTTCTGCAAGTAAAAGATCCGAGTGATCACGACAAACTGATCTCCCTCAAAAAGATCTGCTCAACATCACCAGGGATCACCGATGTTGTGTTGGTGCTTGGCGAGAATGACCACAAGTCTGCCATTCGCTTGCCGTTCAAAGTCGATCCAGCAGCTCAGCTACTTGAAGAACTGAAGGCGTTGTTGGGCGAAGAATGTATCAAATTGACATAA
- a CDS encoding UTP--glucose-1-phosphate uridylyltransferase produces the protein MRKPTKAVIAAAGFGTRFLPQTKAMPKEMMPLIDKPIIQYVVEELVAAGIRDIIIVGSANKRAIEDHFDVPNEDLLANLRAGGDKKRPLIDLVHSLSEMANFVYVRQKGPYGNATPLACAAHLIGPDEPVIYTFADDFIDATPSRFQQMIAAAEKLDGAVLSCKKIIDDAEFDRYGIAAGQQLDDGTIAITNIVEKPGKANAPSDLASVSSYLLAADFFPYLERARQEFNGHGEFAIQPIMQRMIDEGHNFYGVEITNGTYYDTGDKLEYLKTIIDFGLRDEKLGPALRQHLTDRLK, from the coding sequence ATGAGAAAACCGACAAAAGCAGTGATTGCAGCGGCGGGATTTGGTACCAGGTTTTTACCGCAAACCAAAGCGATGCCCAAGGAGATGATGCCACTGATTGACAAGCCAATCATCCAATATGTCGTAGAGGAGCTGGTTGCTGCCGGTATTCGCGACATCATCATCGTCGGAAGCGCCAACAAGCGCGCCATTGAGGATCATTTTGACGTGCCGAACGAAGATTTGTTAGCGAATTTGCGGGCTGGTGGTGACAAGAAGCGCCCGTTGATTGACCTGGTTCACTCACTGTCGGAAATGGCTAACTTTGTGTACGTTCGCCAAAAAGGTCCATATGGTAACGCGACTCCTTTGGCATGTGCTGCGCATTTGATTGGGCCGGACGAGCCAGTGATTTATACGTTTGCTGACGACTTTATCGACGCGACACCAAGCCGTTTTCAACAGATGATTGCTGCTGCAGAAAAATTGGATGGCGCAGTGCTGTCCTGCAAAAAAATCATCGATGACGCAGAGTTTGATCGCTATGGTATCGCGGCTGGTCAACAACTCGATGACGGGACGATTGCCATCACAAACATCGTTGAGAAGCCGGGTAAAGCCAACGCACCGAGTGATTTGGCTAGTGTGAGTAGCTATTTGCTGGCGGCTGATTTCTTCCCGTACTTGGAGCGCGCCCGCCAGGAGTTTAATGGCCACGGTGAGTTTGCCATTCAGCCGATTATGCAGCGCATGATTGATGAAGGGCATAACTTCTATGGCGTGGAAATCACCAACGGCACGTATTATGACACCGGCGATAAACTTGAATATCTCAAAACTATCATTGACTTTGGGCTGCGAGATGAAAAACTTGGTCCGGCACTTCGTCAACATCTGACAGATCGGCTGAAATAG
- the gatB gene encoding Asp-tRNA(Asn)/Glu-tRNA(Gln) amidotransferase subunit GatB → MMSVYDEYEMTIGIECHVQLATKTKLFSPADNDARNAEPNEKTHEIDFGLPGMLPVLNKHAVELAVRAGKALNAPIARVSRFDRKHYFYPDLPKGYQTSQMYQPIILAGYVDAPLEDGSLKRVRIHHAHMEEDAGKLTHHDGYSLVDLNRAGTPLIEIVSEPDIHSAEEAKAYASELHKLMVYAGVTHGDLYHGNMRFDVNISVAKKGATELGKRAEVKNLNSFRSVERAAEYEFKRQVDLLESGEQVVQETRGWSDDKQITTSQRSKEDAQDYRYMPDADIPPVVLSDEEIARIQAEVPMLPGEYREKLSVLNVDKSVVYTIMDFKPYVDIVLGALDRKGAPTARRIANWFASVNTAVTIERGDCDAIDISGVVPKLESLIKLSDLVDQGELSSTAAKEVFIAVVSNTTDDPREFAEERNLLQVSDEGAIAAIVDEVLSDPASAASIADIKAGKDKAIGYLVGQVMKRSKGQANPSLAQKLIRERL, encoded by the coding sequence ATGATGAGTGTATATGATGAATATGAAATGACCATTGGCATCGAGTGCCATGTCCAGCTGGCGACCAAAACCAAACTGTTTAGTCCGGCTGATAACGACGCGCGTAATGCTGAGCCGAACGAAAAAACGCACGAGATTGACTTTGGTCTGCCAGGCATGCTGCCGGTGCTGAATAAGCACGCCGTCGAGCTAGCAGTGCGCGCCGGTAAAGCGTTGAACGCGCCGATTGCCCGCGTTAGCCGGTTTGATCGCAAGCATTATTTCTACCCTGACCTGCCAAAGGGTTATCAGACCTCGCAGATGTATCAGCCGATCATTTTGGCTGGCTATGTCGATGCGCCGCTAGAAGACGGCTCGCTCAAACGAGTGCGAATTCATCACGCGCACATGGAGGAAGACGCTGGTAAATTGACGCACCACGATGGCTACTCGCTGGTTGATCTCAACCGCGCTGGCACGCCGCTGATAGAAATTGTTTCTGAGCCGGATATACATTCTGCCGAGGAGGCCAAAGCCTACGCTTCGGAGCTGCACAAATTGATGGTCTATGCTGGCGTGACGCACGGTGATTTGTATCACGGCAACATGCGGTTTGATGTTAATATCTCGGTGGCTAAAAAGGGCGCGACAGAGCTCGGTAAGCGTGCGGAAGTTAAAAACCTTAATTCATTCCGCAGCGTCGAGCGTGCCGCTGAATACGAGTTTAAACGCCAAGTTGACTTGCTGGAGAGCGGTGAACAAGTGGTGCAGGAAACTCGTGGTTGGAGTGATGACAAGCAAATTACTACTTCGCAGCGTTCGAAAGAAGACGCCCAGGATTATCGCTACATGCCTGATGCCGACATCCCGCCAGTGGTACTGAGCGATGAGGAGATTGCGCGGATTCAGGCTGAGGTGCCGATGTTGCCGGGTGAATATCGTGAAAAATTAAGCGTACTGAACGTTGATAAATCCGTCGTTTACACCATCATGGACTTTAAGCCATATGTCGACATTGTTCTTGGTGCCCTTGATCGGAAAGGTGCTCCTACAGCTAGGCGAATAGCGAATTGGTTTGCGTCAGTCAATACTGCCGTAACCATAGAACGGGGTGATTGTGACGCGATTGATATTTCTGGTGTTGTGCCTAAATTGGAAAGTCTTATTAAGTTATCCGATTTGGTTGACCAGGGAGAGCTCTCGAGTACGGCTGCGAAGGAGGTGTTTATTGCGGTTGTTTCAAACACAACAGATGATCCACGCGAGTTTGCCGAAGAAAGGAATCTGTTGCAGGTATCTGACGAAGGCGCTATCGCTGCTATCGTTGATGAAGTATTGAGCGACCCAGCCTCGGCAGCTTCCATAGCCGACATTAAAGCCGGCAAGGACAAAGCCATCGGCTATTTGGTCGGTCAAGTCATGAAGCGCTCCAAGGGTCAGGCCAACCCAAGCTTGGCGCAGAAGCTGATTCGCGAGAGGCTATAG
- the gatA gene encoding Asp-tRNA(Asn)/Glu-tRNA(Gln) amidotransferase subunit GatA, producing MSRISDFVGKSAVDNVKEALRRAREIEEYHALLSLTEERALERAELVDKGEVSGRLAGVPFVVKDNFLAFGAPTTAAAKMLENFNAPLQATAVEKLEAEGAICIGKANLDAFAHGGSTENSAFGPTKNAADKTRVAGGSSGGSAVVTALDVVPFALGTDTGGSIRQPASFNGVVGVKPTYGAVSRYGVVAMASSTDTIGCFATNADDANLVMEIMAGRDDKDMTTLPDFWQHQPEFTKKKIGLVKQCMTDDVDAAVRQKTLDYAEKLKQLGYDVEEVDLSMMQHSLAMYYIIVPAEISSNLARYDGVRYGHRAAEVKTLAELYGRSRNEGFTTENKRRIMIGSFVLSSGFFDAYYMQAQKARTLLINEFKQLFAEYDALLMPVAPTPAFKLGENTNDPIKMYLADIMTVPASLAGLPAISVPAGSNDEGLPIGVQLIGDYQSDSNLLKLASEVEAA from the coding sequence ATGAGTCGGATTAGTGATTTTGTAGGGAAAAGTGCAGTTGACAATGTCAAGGAAGCATTGCGACGAGCGCGCGAGATTGAAGAATATCATGCACTACTGAGCTTGACAGAAGAGCGGGCGTTGGAGCGGGCCGAGCTGGTGGATAAGGGTGAAGTTTCTGGCAGGCTGGCCGGTGTGCCATTTGTCGTAAAAGACAATTTCTTGGCCTTTGGTGCGCCAACGACTGCTGCCGCAAAAATGCTTGAGAATTTTAACGCGCCACTGCAAGCCACAGCCGTTGAAAAATTGGAGGCTGAAGGCGCAATTTGCATCGGCAAGGCGAACTTGGACGCCTTTGCTCACGGTGGCTCGACGGAAAACTCAGCCTTTGGTCCGACCAAAAATGCTGCAGATAAAACTCGCGTAGCTGGCGGTTCGTCGGGCGGCTCGGCGGTCGTGACGGCGCTTGACGTGGTGCCGTTTGCGTTGGGTACCGATACTGGCGGTTCGATTCGTCAGCCAGCCAGCTTCAATGGCGTGGTCGGCGTCAAGCCAACCTACGGCGCGGTCAGTCGCTATGGCGTGGTTGCCATGGCGTCGAGCACGGACACGATTGGTTGTTTCGCGACAAACGCTGATGACGCTAATTTGGTGATGGAAATCATGGCGGGCCGTGACGATAAGGACATGACCACACTGCCGGACTTTTGGCAGCATCAGCCAGAATTTACCAAGAAGAAGATTGGTTTGGTGAAGCAATGTATGACTGACGATGTGGACGCGGCGGTTCGCCAGAAAACGCTTGACTATGCAGAAAAGTTAAAGCAGCTGGGCTATGACGTTGAAGAAGTGGACCTCAGTATGATGCAACATTCGCTGGCGATGTATTACATCATTGTGCCGGCGGAAATATCGTCAAACTTGGCGCGCTATGATGGCGTGCGCTATGGTCACCGGGCGGCTGAGGTGAAAACGCTGGCGGAGTTGTACGGTCGCAGTCGCAACGAAGGTTTTACGACGGAGAACAAACGGCGAATTATGATTGGTAGCTTTGTGTTGTCGAGCGGTTTCTTTGATGCTTACTACATGCAGGCGCAAAAAGCGCGCACGCTGCTTATCAATGAGTTCAAACAGTTGTTTGCTGAGTACGACGCACTGTTGATGCCAGTTGCGCCAACACCGGCGTTCAAACTTGGCGAAAATACCAATGATCCAATTAAAATGTATCTAGCGGATATCATGACCGTGCCGGCCAGCCTGGCGGGACTACCGGCGATTTCTGTGCCAGCTGGAAGTAACGATGAAGGTTTGCCAATTGGCGTGCAGTTGATTGGTGATTATCAGTCAGACAGCAACTTGTTGAAGTTGGCCTCAGAAGTGGAGGCTGCCTGA
- a CDS encoding AAA family ATPase, whose product MIIVTGIPGSGKTTLAKRLMQDVGVRGVAQDAVKEFLADHLGGTYTDQQSSALGRVTRRAVLELGIEFEKLGEQIIIESALQTSAAEKILQHSSHQPILQIYVTCGLAEVKRRFYARRRSGNRHSVHTDDLYDKLTEHEIRDKYRPLVADNITTVTVDSENLDYAALRDIVKDFLMNKAIAKENEI is encoded by the coding sequence ATGATCATCGTCACTGGCATCCCTGGGTCTGGCAAAACGACGTTAGCAAAGCGTCTGATGCAAGATGTGGGAGTGCGTGGCGTCGCGCAAGATGCTGTCAAAGAGTTTTTGGCTGACCATCTGGGTGGGACTTATACTGATCAGCAGAGTAGCGCCTTGGGTCGTGTGACTCGACGGGCGGTTTTGGAATTGGGTATTGAATTTGAGAAATTGGGCGAGCAGATCATCATTGAGTCTGCATTGCAGACATCAGCTGCCGAAAAGATTTTGCAGCATAGCTCTCATCAGCCAATTCTGCAGATTTATGTGACGTGTGGATTGGCGGAAGTAAAGCGGCGATTTTATGCTCGCAGGCGGTCTGGCAATCGCCACTCAGTGCACACTGATGATTTGTATGATAAATTGACGGAACACGAAATTCGTGACAAATATCGTCCACTGGTTGCAGATAATATCACAACGGTGACTGTTGATTCGGAGAATTTGGATTATGCGGCACTGCGAGATATAGTGAAAGATTTTTTGATGAATAAGGCGATAGCAAAGGAGAACGAGATATGA
- a CDS encoding DUF5665 domain-containing protein, whose product MGKNNTSEKSLIQRATKKVIRDNENGARQAILEDLFFDFHRSRRQVYGMNFWRGIFFGFGSVLGATLSVTILVWVLGHLVDVFPPLADFFNTLINTMQSRR is encoded by the coding sequence GTGGGCAAAAATAATACTTCAGAAAAGTCATTAATACAAAGGGCTACTAAAAAAGTCATTCGTGACAATGAAAATGGCGCCCGTCAGGCAATTTTAGAAGACTTGTTTTTTGATTTTCACCGTTCTCGCCGTCAGGTTTACGGCATGAACTTTTGGCGTGGCATCTTTTTTGGCTTTGGCTCAGTGCTAGGCGCCACTCTTTCGGTAACCATTCTTGTCTGGGTATTGGGTCATCTAGTTGATGTGTTCCCACCACTTGCTGACTTCTTCAATACACTGATCAACACCATGCAGAGTCGCCGCTAA
- the gatC gene encoding Asp-tRNA(Asn)/Glu-tRNA(Gln) amidotransferase subunit GatC, with the protein MSAISNSDVQRLADLSGLQLADGEVDGLRQDVEKIVEYINQLDELDTSGVEPTYQVTGLENVWREDEVQSGISRDELLELAPEKQNNQVKVPQVL; encoded by the coding sequence ATGAGTGCAATTTCTAATAGTGATGTCCAGCGCTTGGCGGATTTGAGCGGTTTGCAATTGGCAGATGGCGAAGTGGATGGCTTGCGACAGGACGTGGAGAAAATCGTAGAATATATCAATCAATTGGATGAGCTCGATACGTCTGGTGTGGAGCCGACCTATCAAGTGACGGGTCTAGAAAATGTCTGGCGGGAAGATGAGGTTCAGTCAGGGATTTCTCGGGATGAGCTACTTGAGCTAGCGCCCGAAAAACAGAACAATCAAGTGAAAGTGCCACAGGTGTTGTGA
- a CDS encoding GspE/PulE family protein, which produces MDEDSIQIRRRQQDEDATRKRASILGLQYLDTRSFEADLPLERDILTIEEMYKGRIIPLAHNDTDLSYRFGVTSQTPQSLIAKMTKDYREVGKVAHFFLISGAAFRSFMLRFDPPKSIVYDDIEIAKEGDSETLQQVSQTLATVSSNDVFNYIVDQADRLGASDIHIENQRESIRIRMRVDGALHPVAELSRDRYRVIMATLASRANISTAATEPQSGHMQQEIYRDGASHLLNLRVEAVPTVYGQDVVMRLFNFDTAMLNLDLLSITPAERAQIDEVISHPRGMVLMVGPTGSGKSTTLYSILNALNTTDRKIITLEDPVENTIPGVTQIPIDTTVGQEFADGLRSVLRMDPDVVMVGEIRDNETARTAIQASITGHLVLSSFHANSTAAAFSRMIDMIGQNPIFSSAVRLLIAQRLVRRLHDESKEEYEPDEATRRWVKETLKGIPDTVDCPDLDTFKLWRPVSTPEAPFGYKGRIPVMEQLIVTEEIQKFLRGDIVDIHAEAIEEVAKKQGTITLLQAGVLAALRGETTIEEVNRVI; this is translated from the coding sequence ATGGATGAAGATTCTATTCAAATACGTCGTCGCCAGCAAGACGAAGATGCTACCAGGAAACGAGCGTCAATTTTAGGTTTGCAATATTTAGACACTCGCAGTTTTGAGGCTGATTTGCCGCTGGAACGAGACATTTTGACAATTGAGGAGATGTATAAAGGACGCATCATTCCTCTGGCACACAACGACACTGATTTGTCGTACCGCTTTGGTGTAACTTCGCAGACGCCTCAGTCGTTGATTGCTAAAATGACAAAGGATTATCGCGAAGTTGGTAAAGTCGCACACTTTTTCTTGATATCAGGCGCGGCTTTTCGTTCATTTATGTTGCGGTTCGACCCGCCAAAGAGTATCGTCTATGATGATATCGAAATTGCCAAAGAGGGCGACAGCGAAACACTGCAACAGGTGAGTCAAACACTGGCAACGGTCAGTTCAAATGACGTCTTTAACTACATCGTTGATCAAGCTGACAGGCTAGGCGCATCCGACATTCACATTGAAAATCAGCGTGAGTCAATTCGTATCCGTATGCGTGTTGATGGCGCACTGCACCCAGTGGCTGAGCTCAGTCGTGACCGCTACCGTGTTATCATGGCCACCTTAGCTTCCCGCGCAAATATTTCCACGGCTGCGACCGAACCGCAGTCTGGTCACATGCAGCAGGAGATCTATCGTGACGGCGCTTCGCACCTCCTGAACTTGCGTGTTGAGGCAGTGCCAACAGTGTATGGTCAAGATGTGGTGATGCGTTTGTTTAACTTTGATACCGCCATGTTGAATTTGGATTTGTTGAGTATCACTCCGGCTGAACGTGCGCAAATTGATGAAGTTATCTCACACCCACGCGGCATGGTTTTGATGGTTGGTCCGACAGGGTCTGGTAAGTCAACCACACTTTACAGCATTTTGAACGCATTGAACACTACTGATCGTAAAATCATCACCCTGGAAGATCCAGTGGAAAATACCATCCCTGGTGTTACGCAAATCCCCATCGACACCACGGTTGGTCAGGAATTTGCTGACGGCCTTCGTAGTGTGCTGCGTATGGACCCGGACGTCGTGATGGTTGGTGAGATTCGTGACAACGAAACTGCCCGCACCGCCATCCAGGCATCAATCACCGGACACTTGGTTCTGAGCTCATTTCACGCCAATTCAACAGCGGCGGCGTTTAGCCGTATGATTGATATGATTGGCCAAAATCCTATCTTTAGCTCGGCGGTGCGTTTGTTGATTGCTCAGCGATTGGTCAGGCGACTGCATGACGAGAGCAAAGAGGAGTATGAGCCAGATGAAGCTACTCGCCGTTGGGTGAAAGAGACACTGAAAGGAATTCCTGACACGGTTGATTGCCCAGATTTGGACACATTTAAGTTGTGGCGACCAGTGTCAACGCCAGAAGCACCGTTTGGTTACAAGGGGCGCATCCCAGTGATGGAACAATTGATTGTGACTGAAGAAATTCAGAAGTTTTTGCGTGGAGATATTGTTGATATCCACGCCGAAGCTATTGAAGAAGTTGCCAAAAAGCAGGGGACTATTACGCTACTGCAAGCTGGTGTGCTGGCGGCGCTTCGTGGCGAAACCACCATAGAAGAAGTGAACCGCGTCATTTAG
- a CDS encoding TrmH family RNA methyltransferase, protein MRPEITLILHNIRSTHNVGAIFRTAEGLGVKHIVISGYTPFPDLAIINQPDPRLPHLVEKITKQIHKTALGAEQMVPFRRYETLEEWLEENERTGNLPVIALEQAPDSTSLPDFIPPKAFALLLGEEVDGILAEHLARCAATVEIPMFGTKESFNVSVACGMALYQMICR, encoded by the coding sequence ATGCGACCAGAAATTACGCTTATTTTGCACAATATCCGTTCGACCCACAATGTCGGCGCTATCTTTCGCACAGCAGAAGGCCTGGGAGTAAAGCACATCGTCATCAGCGGCTATACTCCATTTCCAGATTTGGCGATCATCAATCAACCAGACCCGCGACTACCGCACCTGGTTGAGAAAATAACCAAGCAAATTCACAAAACAGCACTAGGCGCTGAGCAAATGGTTCCCTTTAGACGCTATGAAACTCTGGAGGAGTGGCTGGAGGAAAATGAGCGCACCGGCAACCTACCAGTCATCGCACTGGAGCAAGCGCCAGATAGTACTTCACTACCAGATTTTATTCCACCAAAAGCGTTCGCGTTGCTGCTGGGCGAAGAAGTCGATGGCATATTGGCCGAACATTTAGCGCGCTGTGCCGCGACAGTAGAAATCCCAATGTTTGGCACTAAAGAATCATTCAATGTCAGCGTTGCCTGCGGCATGGCACTATACCAGATGATATGCCGCTGA